Proteins found in one Vagococcus carniphilus genomic segment:
- a CDS encoding toxic anion resistance protein, producing the protein MTDELKTDDLLKDVTPVNNTLDDLLTNPFEAPDASKLAMQDEKKLQTNTTQATKVIDKLPEDRQKQARELAAQIDTSDSQAVLSYGVAAQQKLGEFSHTMLNHVQAQDIGPMGDSLTELMYRLNEASPSELEAQDKNIFKRMFGKVKQSVYEITAKYQQIGAQIDKIAVKLDKEKNGLLQDNLMLEQLYHKNKDYFDALNIYIAAGEVKIEELEMVTIPEAIKTAEASGDQMDAQIVSDLNQFVDRLEKRTHDLKLARQITIQQAPQIRLIQNTNQALAEKIQASINTAIPLWKNQVAIALTLLRQKDAVTAQRQVSQTTNDLLTKNSEMLKISAIETAEENERGIVDVETLQKTQNDLIETIQETLRIQKEGKEKRRNAEIELTVMEEDLKNKLLEMSNQHN; encoded by the coding sequence ATGACTGATGAATTAAAAACAGATGATTTATTAAAAGATGTTACACCCGTTAATAATACATTAGATGATTTATTAACTAATCCCTTTGAAGCACCTGATGCTTCGAAATTAGCTATGCAGGATGAAAAAAAATTACAAACAAATACAACTCAAGCAACTAAAGTAATTGATAAACTGCCAGAAGATCGTCAAAAACAAGCCCGAGAGTTAGCAGCTCAAATTGACACAAGTGATAGCCAAGCAGTACTAAGTTACGGAGTTGCTGCTCAACAAAAACTAGGTGAATTCTCTCATACAATGTTAAATCACGTTCAAGCTCAAGATATTGGTCCTATGGGAGACTCTTTAACTGAGTTAATGTACCGCTTAAATGAAGCAAGCCCAAGTGAACTTGAAGCACAGGATAAAAATATCTTTAAACGCATGTTTGGTAAAGTAAAACAATCCGTTTATGAAATTACCGCTAAATACCAACAAATTGGTGCGCAAATTGATAAAATTGCTGTTAAACTTGATAAAGAAAAAAACGGCTTACTACAAGACAATTTAATGCTTGAGCAACTCTACCATAAAAACAAAGATTATTTTGACGCTTTAAACATTTATATTGCTGCAGGAGAAGTGAAAATTGAAGAATTAGAAATGGTTACTATTCCTGAAGCAATCAAAACAGCTGAGGCTAGTGGCGATCAAATGGATGCTCAGATTGTTAGTGATTTAAACCAGTTTGTTGATCGACTGGAAAAAAGAACTCATGATTTAAAATTAGCTAGACAAATTACGATTCAACAAGCACCTCAGATTCGTTTGATTCAAAATACCAATCAAGCTTTGGCTGAAAAAATTCAAGCATCAATTAATACAGCTATCCCGTTATGGAAAAATCAAGTTGCAATAGCTTTAACTCTTTTACGTCAAAAAGATGCCGTTACTGCACAACGTCAAGTCTCTCAAACCACAAATGATTTGCTAACTAAAAACTCTGAAATGTTGAAAATTTCAGCAATTGAGACAGCAGAAGAAAATGAACGTGGTATTGTTGATGTTGAAACATTGCAAAAAACACAAAATGACTTAATTGAAACGATTCAAGAAACATTACGTATTCAAAAAGAAGGAAAAGAGAAACGACGTAATGCTGAAATTGAACTAACTGTCATGGAAGAAGATTTAAAAAATAAATTACTTGAAATGTCTAACCAACATAACTAA
- a CDS encoding NAD(P)-dependent oxidoreductase — translation MQKKKILTLVPMKEDQLALLKEIAPNYDVISKVDVDKKDTTIEIMYGWDEEISPQILSFSQNQIKWVQAQSAGVDHIDMAPFESQSILLSNASGVHGNQMSESILGMIFAYTRGLQSAILNQSEKRWDKPKMQTDLEGKNIMILGTGHIGERLAEILNVFQVHLVGVNRSKKQVPHFDEIIVQDKIEERISDMDIIINLLPDTKETHYFFTKKLFSQMKQGVMFINAGRGGTVKTTDLIEACQTGQIGFAGLDVFEEEPLPKENPLWKLENVLITPHSSGMTDKYFDRLFPIFLDNLKEFIQTERLVKNEVKIR, via the coding sequence TTGCAAAAGAAAAAAATCTTAACATTAGTTCCAATGAAAGAGGATCAATTAGCGTTATTAAAAGAAATAGCTCCAAATTACGATGTGATTAGTAAAGTAGATGTTGATAAGAAAGATACAACAATTGAAATTATGTATGGATGGGATGAAGAGATTAGTCCGCAAATACTTAGCTTCTCTCAAAATCAAATAAAGTGGGTACAAGCACAATCAGCAGGTGTTGATCACATTGATATGGCTCCATTTGAAAGTCAATCTATTCTATTGTCGAATGCAAGTGGTGTGCATGGTAATCAAATGAGTGAGTCAATTCTTGGAATGATTTTTGCTTATACTAGGGGACTTCAATCGGCTATATTGAATCAATCTGAGAAGCGTTGGGATAAACCAAAAATGCAGACAGATTTAGAGGGAAAAAATATAATGATTCTTGGAACAGGGCACATTGGAGAAAGATTAGCTGAAATTTTAAACGTTTTTCAAGTCCATTTAGTAGGTGTTAATCGAAGTAAGAAACAAGTACCTCATTTTGATGAAATTATTGTTCAAGATAAAATAGAAGAAAGAATATCAGACATGGATATTATTATTAATTTACTTCCTGACACTAAGGAGACTCATTACTTTTTTACAAAAAAATTGTTTTCTCAAATGAAACAAGGAGTTATGTTTATTAACGCAGGAAGAGGTGGGACGGTTAAAACGACTGACTTGATTGAAGCTTGCCAAACCGGACAAATTGGTTTTGCCGGATTAGATGTATTTGAAGAAGAACCGTTGCCTAAGGAAAATCCTTTGTGGAAATTAGAAAATGTTCTAATCACACCACATTCATCAGGAATGACAGACAAGTATTTTGATCGTTTATTCCCAATATTTTTGGATAACCTAAAAGAGTTTATTCAAACAGAAAGACTTGTTAAAAATGAAGTAAAAATAAGATAA
- a CDS encoding AI-2E family transporter, whose product MKSDSYKGDKKTWFNRWFLNNQFVTTLLIILLCLLIILLFTKVSHLFEPVAQFIGIVGLPIIISGLLYYILNPLVNFMERKGIKRNLGITILFVVIFGLITWGIVILIPKIEHQTRSFANEWPTYWRIIESKTSEFFNAPIFDKFSAPIEDTLNEFFNSINTIAKTVSKNAFKGIGSVVGAVANIVVTVVTVPFILFYLLKDGKKLAPYMTQFLPTKIRKTTLNVLVDINKQLSSYVRGQVTVAVAVAIMFIIGFSAVGLNYSVTLGILAGFLNLIPYVGSALATIPAILLALVDGPKMLIAVIVVFIIEQTIEGKFVSPLVLGSQLEIHPITIIFVLLSAGKIFGVMGVILGIPFYATMKVIATHLFTWYKEVSGLYEEELAIEENKEEIKS is encoded by the coding sequence ATGAAAAGTGATAGCTATAAAGGTGATAAGAAAACTTGGTTTAATCGTTGGTTTTTAAATAATCAATTTGTTACAACCTTATTAATTATTTTATTATGTTTGTTAATTATTCTGTTGTTTACAAAAGTGTCTCACTTATTTGAACCTGTAGCACAATTTATTGGAATTGTAGGCTTACCTATTATTATTTCAGGATTACTTTATTATATTTTGAATCCACTTGTTAACTTTATGGAAAGAAAAGGTATAAAAAGGAATCTAGGAATTACGATTCTTTTTGTTGTTATATTTGGTTTAATCACTTGGGGAATAGTGATATTAATCCCTAAAATTGAACATCAGACAAGAAGTTTTGCTAATGAGTGGCCAACCTACTGGCGTATAATTGAAAGCAAAACATCTGAATTTTTTAATGCTCCAATTTTTGATAAATTTAGTGCACCAATAGAAGATACGTTGAACGAGTTCTTTAATTCGATTAATACAATTGCTAAAACCGTTTCTAAAAATGCATTTAAAGGAATCGGGAGTGTGGTTGGAGCGGTGGCTAATATTGTTGTAACAGTCGTAACAGTCCCTTTTATTCTATTTTATTTGTTAAAAGATGGGAAAAAATTGGCGCCTTATATGACTCAGTTTTTACCAACTAAAATCAGAAAAACGACTCTAAATGTTTTAGTTGATATAAACAAACAATTGTCTTCATACGTTAGGGGACAAGTAACTGTGGCGGTAGCTGTTGCAATCATGTTTATCATTGGATTTTCTGCAGTAGGTCTAAATTATAGTGTTACTTTAGGGATACTTGCAGGATTCTTAAACTTGATACCTTATGTAGGTTCAGCTTTGGCAACAATTCCAGCTATTCTTTTAGCTTTAGTAGATGGACCTAAGATGTTAATTGCAGTTATCGTTGTTTTTATAATTGAACAGACGATTGAAGGTAAATTTGTTTCTCCTTTAGTTTTAGGCAGTCAATTAGAAATTCATCCAATTACCATTATTTTTGTCTTACTTTCTGCAGGTAAAATATTTGGGGTAATGGGAGTTATTTTAGGGATTCCATTCTATGCAACAATGAAAGTTATTGCTACTCACTTATTCACTTGGTATAAGGAAGTTTCAGGTCTTTATGAAGAAGAATTAGCTATAGAAGAAAATAAAGAAGAGATTAAATCTTAA
- the macP gene encoding cell wall synthase accessory phosphoprotein MacP, with product MFRKKKETQFDDEPSKKDEDQILTRSRVREFNNNKKRNTWLNKAIIIVAILLAILIYAIFNL from the coding sequence ATGTTTAGAAAGAAGAAAGAAACTCAGTTTGATGATGAGCCGAGCAAAAAAGACGAAGATCAGATTTTAACAAGAAGTCGTGTTAGAGAGTTTAATAATAATAAAAAGAGAAATACTTGGCTAAATAAGGCAATTATTATTGTAGCTATTCTACTAGCTATATTAATTTATGCCATTTTTAATTTATAA
- a CDS encoding cysteine hydrolase family protein has translation MEALLSIDYTYDFVATDGNLTTGEIGQNIESDLVALTKDFIEREQFVVFAIDGHDPNDSYHPENKLFPAHNVLGTKGRELYGKLAPLYEENKEKENLYWIDKRHYSAFSGTDLDIRLRERGITTVHLTGVCTDICVLHTAVDAYNLGFKIIVHEKCVQSFDEEGHRWALRHFKNTLGAEVI, from the coding sequence ATGGAAGCATTACTTTCGATTGATTATACATATGATTTTGTTGCAACAGATGGTAATTTGACAACAGGTGAAATCGGGCAAAATATTGAATCTGACTTAGTTGCTTTGACGAAAGATTTTATTGAAAGAGAGCAGTTTGTTGTTTTTGCTATTGATGGACATGATCCAAACGATAGTTATCACCCAGAAAACAAGTTGTTCCCAGCCCATAATGTTTTAGGGACTAAAGGAAGAGAGCTGTACGGAAAATTGGCTCCACTGTATGAAGAGAATAAAGAAAAAGAGAATCTTTATTGGATAGACAAACGTCATTATTCTGCCTTTAGTGGAACAGATTTAGATATTAGATTGAGAGAAAGAGGTATTACAACTGTTCATTTGACAGGTGTTTGTACAGATATTTGTGTGTTGCATACGGCAGTAGATGCCTATAATTTAGGCTTCAAAATTATTGTTCATGAAAAATGTGTGCAAAGTTTTGATGAAGAAGGACATCGTTGGGCCTTGAGACATTTTAAAAATACACTAGGTGCAGAAGTTATCTAA
- a CDS encoding lactonase family protein, which yields MIQKLILGSYTRKESKGIYSIELDTEKKELNHLVTMIEEGNPTYLAKSKKETIYTVSQDGTLGGVAAYKKEADNTYSFVNRITEEGAPPCYVAIDETRQLVYGANYHKGLVVSYRINEDDSITLADRIEHIGNGPHENQTVPHAHFADLTPDERLVACDLGNDTVYTYDVSSEGKLTEVANFKAKPGTGPRHIVFHPNEKTAYLFGELSSEVVVLSYQKETGEFSQQQIISTLPEDFDDFNGGAAIRISKDGKFLYVSNRGHNSLAVYHISEDSLSIDLIQHISVEGDFPRDFDITPDQKFIIVANQNSNNLTLFERDTTNGKLALIQKDVYAPEIVCVTFA from the coding sequence ATGATACAAAAACTAATTCTTGGTTCATATACAAGAAAAGAGAGTAAAGGTATTTATAGCATTGAACTAGACACTGAAAAGAAAGAACTAAACCATTTGGTTACAATGATTGAAGAAGGAAATCCTACTTATTTAGCTAAATCAAAAAAAGAAACGATTTATACCGTTTCTCAAGATGGTACGTTGGGTGGGGTTGCTGCATATAAAAAAGAGGCAGACAATACTTATTCTTTCGTTAACCGTATAACAGAAGAAGGAGCACCTCCTTGCTACGTTGCAATAGATGAAACAAGACAGTTAGTCTATGGGGCTAATTACCATAAAGGCCTTGTTGTTTCTTACCGTATTAATGAGGATGATTCAATTACTTTAGCAGATCGTATTGAACATATCGGTAATGGTCCTCATGAAAATCAGACTGTCCCTCACGCTCATTTCGCTGATTTAACACCTGACGAGCGCTTAGTTGCATGTGATTTAGGAAATGATACAGTTTATACATATGACGTTTCTTCTGAAGGAAAACTAACAGAAGTGGCCAATTTTAAAGCTAAGCCTGGTACTGGACCTCGTCATATTGTATTTCACCCTAATGAAAAAACAGCTTACTTATTCGGTGAATTATCAAGCGAAGTAGTTGTTTTAAGCTATCAAAAAGAAACCGGTGAATTTTCTCAACAACAAATCATTTCAACATTACCTGAAGATTTTGATGATTTTAATGGTGGCGCTGCGATTCGAATTTCAAAAGATGGCAAATTTTTATATGTTTCAAACCGAGGACATAATTCGCTAGCCGTCTATCATATTTCTGAAGACAGTTTGAGTATCGATTTAATTCAACATATTTCTGTTGAAGGAGACTTTCCTCGTGACTTTGATATTACACCAGATCAAAAATTTATTATTGTAGCCAACCAAAATTCAAATAATTTAACTTTATTTGAGCGCGATACAACTAATGGTAAACTAGCTTTAATCCAAAAAGATGTTTACGCACCAGAAATTGTCTGTGTCACATTTGCATAA
- a CDS encoding TIGR01440 family protein has protein sequence MLDLEKVKKDLISIVEDVLFQTKLEKGDMFVVGCSSSEINGGVIGKNSSEEIGELIAETLINYFNEKEIHLAFQGCEHINRALTIEKAVAKERGLDIVSVVPKFHAGGATSTAAYKMMENPVVVEFITADAGIDIGDTSIGMHIRHVQVPIRPAIKSLGSAHVTALGHRPKLIGGARAEYQ, from the coding sequence ATGTTAGACTTAGAAAAAGTAAAAAAAGATTTAATTTCAATCGTAGAGGATGTTCTTTTTCAAACTAAACTTGAAAAAGGAGATATGTTTGTTGTTGGTTGTAGTTCTAGTGAAATCAATGGCGGCGTGATTGGTAAAAATTCGAGTGAGGAAATTGGAGAATTAATTGCTGAGACGCTCATCAACTATTTCAATGAAAAAGAAATTCATCTTGCTTTTCAAGGATGTGAACATATTAACCGTGCCTTAACAATTGAAAAAGCAGTTGCTAAAGAACGAGGATTAGATATCGTTTCAGTAGTTCCTAAATTCCATGCTGGAGGAGCTACATCAACAGCAGCATATAAAATGATGGAAAACCCTGTAGTTGTTGAGTTTATTACCGCTGATGCTGGTATTGATATTGGTGATACCTCTATTGGCATGCATATTCGACACGTACAAGTACCAATTCGGCCAGCAATCAAATCCCTTGGAAGTGCTCATGTAACAGCACTTGGTCATCGACCAAAACTAATCGGCGGAGCTAGAGCTGAATATCAATAA
- a CDS encoding ASCH domain-containing protein: MIIQFGGTHEEQTELANLVKIGEKTATSSLVEIQQEEDLTQIGDIWEIHDGKNHFICFVEVENVVFKKFSEVDEEFALLEGDGSLKNWTQIHHSYYSFLLEKIGKQLSSETFLECVYFKKTDKKG, encoded by the coding sequence ATGATTATTCAATTTGGAGGAACTCACGAAGAGCAAACCGAGTTAGCTAATTTAGTCAAAATAGGAGAGAAAACAGCAACATCTTCCTTAGTTGAAATTCAGCAAGAAGAAGATTTAACTCAAATAGGTGACATATGGGAAATTCATGATGGGAAGAATCATTTTATTTGCTTTGTTGAAGTAGAAAATGTTGTGTTTAAGAAATTTTCAGAAGTAGATGAAGAATTTGCTTTGTTGGAAGGTGACGGCTCACTGAAAAATTGGACACAAATCCACCATAGTTATTATTCTTTCTTGCTTGAAAAGATAGGCAAACAATTGAGTTCTGAAACATTTTTAGAGTGTGTTTATTTTAAAAAGACAGATAAAAAAGGTTAA
- a CDS encoding NUDIX hydrolase has product MTDQFEEKTIHRETIYNGKIIDVVVDDVLVPNGKIAKRELVFHHGGVGILAITKEEKMILVKQFRKPLEKSILEIPAGKIEKDETDPLGTAKRELEEETTYQAGSIEEIAKFVPSPGFSNELLYLYEARDLVKVENPLPQDEDEFLELMEVSLEEAKAKVASGEICDAKTMYAILYWEMKSK; this is encoded by the coding sequence ATGACAGATCAATTTGAAGAAAAAACAATTCATAGAGAAACTATCTATAATGGTAAAATAATAGACGTTGTTGTTGACGATGTTCTCGTTCCAAATGGGAAAATCGCTAAACGCGAACTAGTCTTTCATCATGGTGGGGTAGGAATTTTAGCCATCACTAAAGAGGAAAAAATGATTTTAGTGAAACAATTTAGAAAACCACTTGAAAAAAGTATTTTAGAAATACCTGCTGGAAAAATTGAAAAAGATGAAACGGATCCTCTAGGAACAGCTAAAAGAGAACTAGAGGAAGAAACGACTTATCAAGCAGGATCAATTGAAGAAATTGCTAAGTTTGTTCCATCACCTGGATTTAGTAATGAGCTTCTTTATTTATATGAAGCAAGAGATTTAGTTAAAGTAGAAAATCCATTACCTCAGGATGAAGATGAATTCTTAGAATTAATGGAAGTAAGTTTAGAGGAAGCAAAAGCAAAAGTAGCTTCAGGCGAAATTTGTGATGCAAAAACAATGTATGCTATTCTTTATTGGGAAATGAAAAGCAAGTAA
- a CDS encoding PTS glucitol/sorbitol transporter subunit IIA produces MESVVMSIGKEAISQKEPLIILFDESATEELRKFSVIQQFKTKDIKKIAVGDCLFFDDQKYTIKSVGPVANQHLEEMGHISIVFKEAGSEDQLANALYVEPFELPNIKEGTVIRYA; encoded by the coding sequence ATGGAATCAGTTGTTATGTCAATCGGAAAAGAAGCAATCAGTCAAAAGGAGCCTTTGATCATTCTTTTTGATGAATCAGCAACAGAAGAATTGAGAAAATTCTCTGTTATTCAACAATTTAAAACAAAAGATATTAAAAAAATCGCAGTTGGAGATTGTCTGTTTTTTGACGATCAAAAGTATACCATCAAGTCAGTTGGCCCAGTTGCTAATCAGCACTTAGAAGAAATGGGACACATCTCTATTGTCTTTAAAGAAGCAGGAAGTGAAGATCAATTGGCAAATGCATTATATGTAGAGCCTTTTGAGTTACCTAATATTAAAGAAGGAACTGTTATTAGATATGCTTAG
- a CDS encoding 5'-methylthioadenosine/adenosylhomocysteine nucleosidase, whose amino-acid sequence MKIGIIGAMEQEVVILSEKLENMKTWEEAGANFYSGTIGEHEVVLTRSGIGKTLAALTTTLLISHYHVDAVINTGSAGGIGDGLSIGDIVISNKVAYSDVDVTAFGYEYGQMAQMPLYYEANESLIEAAMEAASNNMLNTRVGLIVSGDTFVSSQKQISDIKSHFPDCLANEMEGAAIAHVAYQYSKPFVVIRAMSDVGDENASVNFDEFIIEAGEKSAKMVLALLSEI is encoded by the coding sequence GTGAAAATAGGAATTATCGGAGCGATGGAACAAGAGGTTGTTATTCTATCAGAAAAGTTAGAAAATATGAAAACATGGGAAGAAGCAGGTGCTAATTTCTATTCAGGAACAATCGGAGAACATGAAGTTGTTTTAACAAGATCAGGGATAGGTAAGACATTAGCAGCATTAACTACAACTCTTTTGATCAGCCATTATCATGTGGATGCCGTCATTAATACTGGTTCAGCTGGTGGGATTGGAGATGGCTTGTCAATTGGTGATATCGTGATTTCTAATAAAGTTGCGTATTCAGATGTAGATGTGACAGCTTTTGGTTATGAGTATGGTCAAATGGCTCAAATGCCACTTTATTACGAAGCAAATGAATCATTAATTGAGGCAGCAATGGAAGCAGCAAGTAATAATATGTTAAATACTCGTGTTGGTTTGATCGTTTCGGGAGACACTTTTGTAAGTAGTCAAAAACAGATTAGTGATATAAAATCTCACTTTCCAGATTGTTTAGCCAATGAAATGGAAGGAGCTGCCATTGCACATGTTGCGTATCAGTATAGTAAACCATTTGTGGTTATTCGCGCGATGAGTGACGTGGGAGATGAAAACGCAAGTGTTAATTTTGATGAATTTATTATCGAAGCCGGAGAAAAATCAGCCAAGATGGTGTTAGCTTTATTATCAGAAATTTAA
- a CDS encoding YeiH family protein, translating to MYFSNVKRKYILFLSTKKDCEKQMNQKTKDILPGLGLSFIVAGISKIIAIWIPSIGAATIAILLGILLGNTFFKQPFLSKGTKLAESLLLELSIVLLGTTVTFQTIAHMGFNGIGFIIFQMAGTIVGVYLIGKKMNFSKKMSLLMAGGNAVCGSSAIGAIAPEIEASDEEKGQIITLVNLLGTVLMLTLPFIATSVFSDVLTQSALIGGTLQSVGQVVASASMVSKEVVEFSTLFKIMRIIMLVVVVFCFSKFTEKDRVQTINEVTDAKTKKKLPLPWYIIGFLFFCTVNSFVHLPEEISQGAHFISGWFEITALAAIGLRLDFAKFFKEGVRFLIYALLVGILQIILALSLIYVFQI from the coding sequence ATATATTTCTCAAATGTAAAAAGAAAGTATATACTTTTTTTATCAACTAAAAAGGATTGTGAAAAACAAATGAATCAAAAAACAAAAGATATCTTACCTGGGCTTGGCCTATCATTTATTGTCGCAGGTATCAGTAAAATCATTGCTATCTGGATTCCCAGTATCGGAGCGGCAACAATTGCTATCCTACTTGGAATTCTACTTGGAAATACTTTTTTTAAACAACCATTTTTAAGTAAAGGAACTAAGTTAGCTGAAAGTTTACTTTTAGAATTATCCATTGTTCTACTAGGAACAACAGTTACCTTTCAAACTATTGCTCATATGGGATTTAATGGGATTGGTTTTATTATCTTTCAAATGGCGGGAACTATCGTGGGAGTTTACTTAATTGGAAAAAAAATGAATTTCTCCAAAAAAATGTCTCTTTTAATGGCTGGAGGAAACGCAGTCTGTGGTTCTTCTGCTATTGGAGCAATTGCACCAGAAATTGAAGCAAGTGATGAAGAAAAAGGACAAATTATTACCTTAGTTAATTTACTAGGAACTGTATTAATGTTAACTCTTCCCTTTATTGCGACAAGCGTCTTTTCGGACGTTTTAACTCAAAGTGCTTTAATTGGTGGAACTCTCCAATCTGTTGGACAAGTTGTTGCTAGTGCAAGCATGGTTAGTAAAGAAGTTGTTGAGTTTTCAACTCTTTTTAAAATCATGAGAATTATCATGCTAGTTGTTGTTGTCTTCTGCTTTTCAAAATTTACAGAAAAAGACCGTGTTCAAACAATCAACGAAGTAACTGATGCTAAAACAAAGAAAAAATTACCTTTACCTTGGTACATTATTGGTTTTCTTTTCTTTTGTACTGTTAATAGCTTTGTTCACCTACCTGAAGAAATCAGCCAAGGAGCTCATTTTATCAGCGGATGGTTTGAAATAACAGCCCTTGCTGCTATTGGATTACGACTTGATTTTGCTAAATTCTTTAAAGAAGGCGTTCGCTTCTTAATCTACGCACTACTTGTTGGAATTCTTCAAATTATCTTAGCTCTTTCACTAATCTATGTCTTCCAAATCTAA
- a CDS encoding 5-bromo-4-chloroindolyl phosphate hydrolysis family protein, producing the protein MKQNNSKLYKVLLVIIILIPLNIFVGSNHYLLGKLIAGALSLSLVIAVYWFIKAIASKNKKSDNNIPYLTKEKEEHYADFGMNDQEIAFFRDTMAQAKKNIATLEENMNQVAKLKAINLRYDTLKATKAMFKEIVKEPNKLHQSDQFLYNHLPNLVELTNKYVEINNHELKNKNTFEVLNQSAVAIEEVSQLIVNDYSDFVKDDLEDLDVEISIAKQNINREKELEEYKQQKEQI; encoded by the coding sequence ATGAAACAAAATAATTCGAAACTTTACAAAGTTCTTTTGGTGATTATCATACTAATCCCATTAAACATCTTTGTCGGTAGTAATCACTATCTTCTTGGCAAACTAATTGCTGGTGCCTTATCCTTATCTCTAGTTATTGCTGTGTACTGGTTTATTAAGGCAATTGCTTCCAAAAATAAAAAATCAGATAATAATATTCCTTACTTAACTAAAGAAAAAGAAGAGCATTATGCTGATTTTGGAATGAATGACCAAGAAATTGCTTTTTTCAGAGATACAATGGCACAAGCTAAAAAGAATATCGCTACTCTTGAAGAAAATATGAATCAAGTAGCTAAATTAAAAGCAATTAATCTAAGATATGATACACTAAAAGCAACAAAAGCTATGTTTAAAGAAATCGTTAAAGAGCCAAATAAATTACATCAATCTGATCAATTCTTATACAATCATTTGCCGAACTTAGTAGAGTTAACTAATAAATACGTTGAAATTAACAATCATGAACTAAAAAATAAAAATACTTTTGAAGTTCTTAATCAAAGTGCGGTAGCGATTGAAGAAGTTTCTCAACTTATCGTTAATGATTACTCTGATTTTGTTAAAGATGATTTAGAAGATTTAGATGTAGAAATCTCTATTGCAAAACAAAATATTAACCGTGAAAAAGAACTTGAAGAATATAAACAACAAAAGGAGCAAATTTAA
- a CDS encoding LysR family transcriptional regulator: protein MFKLLTTFRIAYETRNFSKAAEILFISQPAVSNQIKQLEEELACTLFKRKGKQEMHPTKSADMLYVRLLNLADDWKETTRLVKESNREKLTCRISASNTFSVYYLPELMKHLVTIFPDVIFELDMKNSEEVLETIKKHSVDFGFIEKPLMTDGVKRVEIKKDELVIAGNLTSDLWLSREETSGVFHYMERYFLRENINPNRLYVKNNEMIVKMLEEGIGKSLISKRAVTEQMEVKPLETSFLRSFYFLKKNHLVTGELLEIAKEIELFYLK from the coding sequence ATGTTTAAATTACTAACAACTTTTAGAATAGCATACGAAACGAGAAATTTTTCAAAAGCTGCAGAAATTCTGTTTATCTCTCAACCTGCAGTTTCCAATCAAATTAAACAATTGGAAGAAGAACTAGCGTGTACACTTTTTAAACGAAAAGGAAAGCAAGAGATGCATCCAACTAAATCAGCTGATATGTTATATGTTAGACTTCTTAATTTAGCGGATGACTGGAAAGAAACTACTCGATTAGTAAAAGAAAGCAATCGAGAGAAATTAACTTGTCGGATCAGTGCGTCAAATACATTTTCTGTTTATTATTTACCAGAATTAATGAAACATTTAGTAACTATTTTTCCAGATGTTATCTTTGAACTTGATATGAAAAATTCTGAGGAAGTTCTTGAAACTATTAAAAAGCATTCAGTAGACTTTGGATTTATTGAAAAACCTTTAATGACAGATGGGGTCAAACGAGTTGAAATAAAAAAAGATGAACTAGTTATTGCTGGGAACTTAACAAGTGATTTATGGTTAAGCCGTGAGGAAACATCAGGTGTTTTTCATTATATGGAACGTTATTTTTTAAGAGAAAACATTAATCCCAATCGATTGTATGTCAAAAATAATGAGATGATTGTCAAAATGTTAGAAGAAGGAATTGGAAAAAGTTTGATTTCTAAAAGAGCGGTCACAGAACAAATGGAGGTTAAGCCTTTGGAAACTTCATTTTTACGATCCTTTTATTTCTTGAAAAAAAATCATTTAGTAACTGGTGAACTATTGGAAATAGCAAAAGAAATTGAATTATTTTATCTTAAATAG